TTCGCTGGATCACGTGATGAAGGGCCGGCTGGGCTGGAATATCGTGACGTCCATGGGCAAGGAGGTCGCGAAGAACTTTGGCGTGGACGACCTGCTCAGCAAGGACGAACGCTACGATATGGCGGACGAGTTCGTGGACCTTGCCGACAGGATCTGGGCCGAGGCCAAAGAGGCGTGGGCCGGCGGGGAGGGGTTGCCCGGGTCTGCGGACCGGCTCCATCTTCCCCCGATGCCGCAGGGGCGTCCGGTGATCATGCAGGCGGGCGGATCCGAGCGGGGCCGTGAGTTCGCGGCCAAGCACGCCGACATGATCATCTCGCACCGGAATTCGCCGGCGGCGATGAAGGACTTCCGGGACGACATGCGGGCGCGTATGTCCTCTATCGGCCGGGATCCTGACTCGTGCAAGATCTTCTTCACCATTCGTCCCTATATTGCGGGCTCGGTCGAGGAGGCCGAGGCAATGCGGGCCGAGGAACTGGCCCTGCCGACGAGCAACCTGGAGACGGGCCTGGCGAACTTTTCCTCAAGGATCGGCTACGACGTTTCGCGTCTTCCGATCGACGAACCCCTGCCCGCGGACCTGAAGATCGCCGGTTCTGATGGTGTGCTCCAGCAGCACACCGAGAAGGGTGCCCCCACACTCCGGGAGATCGCGATGTCCGAAATCATGAAGGACACCCACCTTGTGCAGGGGACCCCGGAGCAGATCGCCGACGAGCTGGAGGCTGTGATGGAGGAGGTCGGCGGTGACGGCTTCGCGATCCGCGGCACGATGGTTCCCTCGGTCGTGGTGCCGCTCGTAGACCAGTTGGTTCCCGTCCTGCAGTCGCGGGGGCTAACCCGCAAGGGCTACCGGTATCCGACATTCCGGGAGAACATGGCAGACCCCTATTTCAGTGAAGACATTTCCCGCGGCATCGAGACCGCCGGATCGAGGCGATAACAGTGACGGATAAGCAGATGCACATTGGATGGTTGGCAGAAATCGGAGAGCCCGTAGGAAGTGCCGGCGCGAGGGCAGCAGGGCAGGCACCGCCGTGGTGCGATCCCGACGAGTACATCAGCCGCGCACAAATGATCGAGCGGGCAGGTGTGGAGTTCCTGGTACTGGCAGAGACCGTGCGGCCCACCCTGAACCCCAGTGTCCTGGTGCCCCTGATCGCAGCGGAGACATCCTCGCTCGGCATTGTCCCGGCACTGGCAATGACCGACTACCCGCCGTTCATGATGGCCAGGCTACTGACGACCCTGGACCACATGACACAAGGCCGCGTCGGATGGGCCGTCGCGACCGACATCGACGGCTCCTACGGCAGCAGTCCAAGCCGCGATGGCAGCAAGGCAACAGCCCAGCC
This genomic interval from Arthrobacter sp. FW306-2-2C-D06B contains the following:
- a CDS encoding LLM class flavin-dependent oxidoreductase, with protein sequence MANPFRLIFFTSYTPRFWDRLDAENGYDWTRPERYREMTRLLERGGFEAVMFADTLSVSNVFQGKPDVYVKNGIGESIHDDPLPLIAAMSQATQRIGLVATMSTTLFPPKLLAQVASSLDHVMKGRLGWNIVTSMGKEVAKNFGVDDLLSKDERYDMADEFVDLADRIWAEAKEAWAGGEGLPGSADRLHLPPMPQGRPVIMQAGGSERGREFAAKHADMIISHRNSPAAMKDFRDDMRARMSSIGRDPDSCKIFFTIRPYIAGSVEEAEAMRAEELALPTSNLETGLANFSSRIGYDVSRLPIDEPLPADLKIAGSDGVLQQHTEKGAPTLREIAMSEIMKDTHLVQGTPEQIADELEAVMEEVGGDGFAIRGTMVPSVVVPLVDQLVPVLQSRGLTRKGYRYPTFRENMADPYFSEDISRGIETAGSRR